The window CACTCCGGGAGTTCGGCTACGGTCCAGAGGTCGTCGGAGACTCCCCGTCGATCGGGATGGACGAGGCGGACGTCGCTCGGATCCGCGAGCAGATCGAGCGCCTCCTCGCGAGCGACGACCGGTCGACCACCGCCGAGTTCGAGCTCCGGACCGCGGACGGCGACCCGAAGGTCGTCGAGAACCGGATCGCAGTGATCGGGGACGACGAGTTCCGCGGAACGGCGGGTGTGATCCGCGACGTGACCGAGCGAACGGAGCGCCGTCAGCAGCTGGAGTCGTTCCAACGGGCAGTCGAGGAGGCCAGCGACGGCGTCGCGATTCTCGACGGCGACGAGTACACGTACGCCGACGAGACACACGCCGAGATGTACGGTCTCGACGACCGGAGCGAACTGCTCGGCGAGACCTGGCGGCAGTTGTACGACGACGAGGAGGCTCGACGGATCGATACCGAGGCGTTCTCCACGCTGGACACGGACGGGGAGTGGCAGGGGATGGTCACCGGCTCTCGACCGGACGGGTCGACGTTCCCGGCGGAACTGTCGCTGACGCGGCTCGACGACGACCGACTGGTGTGTACGGTCCGCGACGAGACGGACCGGCTGGAGCGAGAACAGCGACGACGGGCGACTGTCGACGTGCTCGAACGAATGTACGAGGTGACGACGGACCAGTCACTGTCGCGCTCGGAGAAGATCGACGCCCTGCTGGAGGCCGGCACCGACTATCTCGAACTCCCGTACGGGTTCCTCACCGAGATCGAGACCGACGTCACCAACGGTGGCACGCAGACGATCACCCACGCACACGGCGACCACGGAGGACTCCAACCTGGCGCGTCGTGTCCGCTCCCGGAGTCGTACTGCCGGCGGACGGTGGAACGAGACGAGCTGATGACGGTCCTCGACGCCACGGCGGAGGGGTGGGGAGACGACCCCGCCTACGAACGGTTCGCGTTGGGGTCGTACGTCGGCGGACCGATCCACGTCGACGACGACACCCACGGAACGGTCTGTTTTGCCGGACCGTCGGCGCGTGACCGACCGTTCTCCCCGACGGAGAGATCGTTCGTCGGGCTGTTACGCCGGTGGATCAGCTACGAGATCAGCCGCGAGGCCGCCCGCGCCGAACTGTCCGAAGAACGGGAGCAGCTCCGGCTGCTGATCGACAGTCTCGACGAGTACGCCTTCGTCGTTCTCGACGGGGACGGTCGGGTTCAGCGGTGGAACACCGGTGCCGAGTCGTTGTTCGGCTACGAGTCGACGGACGCGACGGGCATGGCTGTCGAGGAACTACTCCCCGAGGATCGGCAGAGTGTCGCGGAGCGGCTGTTACAACAGGCACGAGTCGCGGGCGAGAACTCCGACGAAGGGTGGTACACCCGACGCGGGGGGTCACAGTTCTACGGGGACGTGCGGTACGCGACACTGGAGGACGACGGGGAGTTCCGGGGGTACGCTGTCGTCGTCCGCGACCTGACCGACCGGCGACGACAACGCCGACGCACGGAGCAGTTCGTCGAGAAGTCCGAAGACGTGGTGACGATCGCCGACACGGAGGGACGGATCACGTACGCCAGCGGCTCGGCCGAGCGGGTCCTCGGGTGCGACCCGGAGCGGCTGGTCGATCAGAACCTCTTCGACTACGTCCACGAGGACGAGCGTGAGACGGCCATCGAGTCGTTCTACACCGCCGTCGACGGAGCAGAGTCGGAGGTAGAAGTCGAGTGCCGGTTCCGAACGCCCGACGGCGAGTGGCGTAATCTCCAGATTCACTGCCGGAACATGCTCGACAGCGACGCGATCGACGGGATGCTGTTGTACTTGCGTGACGTGACGGAGATGAGAGAACAGATGCGCCGGTTCGAGAGCATATTCAACCAGACGTTCCAGTTCACGGGACTACTCCAGCCCGACGGGACGGTCATCGAGGCCAACGAGTCGGCACTGAAGTTCGGTGGGATCGAACGCGAGGAGATCGTCGGCAGGGAGTTCCCGGACGTGCTGTGGTGGAACCACTCCGAGACGGTGTACGATCGTATCCAGGCCGCCATCGTTCAGGCGAGAAACGGAGAGTTCGTCCGCTACGAGACCGAGGTACGGGGTGCAGACGGGCTGGCGACAATCGACTTCTCGCTGAAGCCCGTCCGTAACGACAGTGGTGAAGTGGTGTTGCTGGTTGCGGAGGGGCGTGACGTGACGCTCCAACGTCAGCGCCGGCAACACCTCGAGGTCGTCCAACGAGTGTTGCGTCACAACATGCGGAACGATCTGAGTAAGGTCCGTGGCTGGTCGGAGTTGATGGCCGAAGAGCCCGACCCGGAGACGCGATCCGAACAGTTCGAGCGGATCGACGGTATCATCGACCGGTGGCGGTCGATGACCGAACGAGTGAAAGAGATCCGACAGATGCTCCAGACGGAGCCCGAGGATCAACGGACGGCACGACTCGAGAAGTTGGTCGCCAGGGCCGTGGGAACTGTCCGCGAGCGGCACTCGTCGGTCACGGTCGACACAGATCTACACAGCGAGCAACTCGAGGTTCCGACGAGCGTCGAGAAGGCCGTCGGTGAACTGCTCCAGAACGCGGCCAGTGTGACTGACGACGCCACACTGGAAGTGACAGCCACACGTCCCGAGGAGGGGTGGGTCGAGATCGACGTGTACGACGACGGTCCCGGGATGCCGGACAGCGAGGCAGAGGTGCTCGAGACCGGAGAGGAGACGTCTCTGATACACGGACAGGGTCTCGGCCTGTGGATGGTTCGGATGATCGTCACACAAGCCGGCGGCGACATCTCGGTCGACCCGGGTGACGACGGGACGCGTGTGTCTCCGTCTGCCGACGGACTTCCGAGGAACTCTCGCCGTGCCTGGCTCCTCCGGCTGAGACACGCCGGGAGTCTCTCCCGTCGCACTGTGACACGCGTTCGAACACGAACCGCCTCGTGTGACCTTCGTCCACGTTCGGGTACGGGCCCTTCTGTGGAATCCCGAGCGTCTCGGTGGTGTCCGTCCTGCCTGCCGTTCCCAGCGCGACGAGCCGGTCACTCGCGTGGCTGGACACGGACGGACACGCCCCCGTCGAGCGCGAGCGTCGGGCCGCCGGCGACGGTGAGCTCGTCGACCGGCGTGAGCCGGTAGCGCCGACAGACCGCGGCGACGGCGGTCCGCAGCATCCGGTCGGCCATCCGACGGCCGATACAACTGCGCGGGCCGACGCCGTACGGGACGTACGCGGCAGTCGGGCGGTCGTCGCCGGCGAGCCCCGGCCCGCCGCCGTCGACACCCCTGCCCTCGGCGGTCCCGTCTCCGTCCTCGTCGTCTGCAGCGCTCCCTCGCCCGTCTCGGCCGTCGAGCCACCGCTGCGGGCGGAACGTCTCCGGGTCGTCCCAGAACCGACTGTCGCGGTGGTACAGCCACGGGGCCAGCACGACCGGTGTCCCGGCGGTCACCTGTGCTCCACCGAGCGACACGTCGGAGAGTGGCTCCCTGAACAGGAGATACTGCGGCGGGTACAGCCGGAGACTCTCTCGGACGACCGCGTCGAGTGGCTCACAGTCGATCGGCGAGGCGTCCGCCAGCGACCTGTCGCCGACGCTCCGGTCGACCGCCGCCGCCAGTGACGACTGTCGTCGCGGGTGGGCCGCGAGCAGCCCGAGCGTACAGGACAGCGCGGTCGCGGTCGAGTCGAACCCGGCGAACAGGAACGCGATCAGTTCGTCCCGGATCGTCTCCGTCGGCAGTCCGGCAGCCACGAGTGTCCCGAGGAGTCCGCGGTCACTGTGGTCGTCGTGGTCGTCGCGGGCGCGGTGACCGTCGTGGCTCCCGTCGGAGCGACGCTGCCGCTCGACAGTCTCGTCGAGACGCGCGTGCAGCGTCGCCACGGCGCGTCGGAACCGGCGGTTGGTCGGTGTCGGCACCCACTCCGGGAGGTACGTCGACGGCGAGTCCAGCCGGAGCCGGGCGAGCACGTCGTCGGCAGCCGCGTGGATCGGGGTGTCGCCGCCCCGGAGGTCCAACCCGAACAACGCCCGCGCGAGCACGGCGAGCGTGAGGTCACGAGCCGTCGCCTGGAGGTCGACCGTCGCGTCGGTCGGCCAGTCGGCCAGCTCCCCGTCCGCGTACGCCGCGGTGACGCTGTCGACGGTCGACACTCGGTCGGCGGTGAACGCCGACCCGACCACCGAACGCCGGTCTCGCCAGGCGTCTCCCTCCAACAGGACGAGACTCCCGCCCTGGAGCGTTCCGAGACGTTCTCGGAGAATCTCCGCCTTCTGGTACTCCTCGGAGGCGTCGACGAGAACCTGCCGAGCGACTCGTGGATCGGTGACGACCACCACCTGCCGCCCGGCGACGGACGCCGAGACCACCGGCGCGTCCGTCTGGCCCCACCGGTCCAGCGTCGACAACGGCGACCGGAGAAACGAGACTGTGTGTCCGACGAGCGGCCAGTGGCCGGGGGCACGCGGCGGCTGTGACACACCCCGACTGTCGCTCGCCAGCCGGAAGTACGTGTGGAGCCCAGAGGAGACAGACGGTCCGCTCGGACTACCGGAACACCGACCACCACCTGTCGCCACCGTCCGCCGACGTGGTCGGACCCGCACGTTCGGCGGTGGCTTCTGCGAGCGACCCGTCGGCAGGTGGCTGCGAGGGGGCGTCCGACTACTCCAGCTGGTGGTAGTCGAGCTCGTGCCCCTCGTCGAGTGCCGTCTGGACCGTCTCACTCGGCTCGCCGACGGGCTCGGTGGTCGTCGTGACGCCGACGTCCGCGGCGTGGTAGTGGATGTTCCGGCGCCACTCCGGATCGGGATCGGTGGCGTCCGTGCGGTAGTGGGCGCCGCGGGACTCGTCGCGTTCGAGCGCCCCCCGCATGACTGTCTCCGCGACCGTCAGCGAGAATCCCACGTCCACGGCGAACTCGAACGACCGGCTCCCCAGCGGACCGACAGCCATCTCTTCGGCGGCATCTCTGACCTCCGCGAGCTGGTCCAACCCCTCCCGGAGCTGGTCGCCGTCTCGGAGCAGCCCCGCGTGGTCCCACAGGAGGTTCTGGAGGTCGTCGAGCACCGCGCGCGGCTCGTGCTCGCCGTCGCTGTCGGCCAGCGTGGTGAGCCCGGCGACGTGTGGCTCGACGAGTGACTCACGCACCGCCGCCGGAACCGTCCCCGGCTCCGGGTCGCGGGCGGCGATTCGCTCGCCGGCGACGGCACCGTACACGACCGTCTCGGCGAGACTGTTGCCGCCGAGTCGGTTGGCGCCGTGGACGCCCGCCATCGTCTCGCCGACGGCGAACAGTCCCGACACGTCCGTCTCCCCGTAGTCGTCGACGGCGACGCCACCCATCCCGTAGTGGGCCGTCGGCGCCACCTCTACTGGCTCTTCGGAGAGGTCGACGCCCAAGTCTTGGAAGCGTTCGTACATCCGAGGGAGCCGTTCCTGGACGAAGTCCGCCTCTCGGTGAGAGATGTCGAGGTAGACACCGTCGTTCTCCGTGCCGCGGCCCTCGCGCACCTCCTGTGCGATGGCGCGAGCGACCACGTCGCGGGCGTCCAACTCCATCTGGTCGGGAGAGTACCGCTCCATGAACCGCTCGCCCTCGGCGTTGTACAGTCGACCACCCTCGCCGCGGACAGCCTCCGTGACGAGCCGGCCGCGCCAGGGCGCCCACTCCGGGTCGGACTCGTCGACGGCCATCCCGGTCGGGTGGAACTGGACGAACTCCGTGTCCATCAGCGACGCGCCGGCGTCCAACGCCAGCGCTGGCCCGTCACCGTTGTTCTCGTCGTCGCGGGAGGTGTGACGGTCGTAGATCGCCGCGTAGCCACCCGCCGCGAGCACGACCTCCGAGGCTTCGATCAGCGTCGGCTCCTCGGTGTCGAGGTCGACACCGACGGCACCGTAGACTCTGTCGCCGTCGGCGGCGAGCTTCGTCACTAGGAGGTTCTCGCGGTAGGGAACCTCCAGCTCCTGTGCCCGGCCGACGAGCGTGTCGAGCAACGACTCGCCGGTGTGGTCGCCGGCGAAGGCGGTCCGGCGGAACGACTGTGCGCCGAAGTAGCGTTGGTCGATCTCGCCGTCGTCCGTCCGGGAGAACGACATCCCCCAGTCGTCAAGTTCGCGGAGGTGGTCCGGCATCGCTCGCGTCACCGTCTCCACCTTCGCGGGGTCGTTGACGAAGTGCCCCTCGTTCAGCGTGTCCGCGGCGTGGATCGCCCAGTCGTCTTCCGGGTCGTGGGTGCCGAGTGCGCCGTTGATACCGCCGCGCGCCCACGTCGTGTGTGCGTCGCCGTGCCCGCGCTTCCCGACGACGAGCAGGTCGTCGACGCCACGCTCCGCGAGCTCGATAGCGGCTCTGGCGCCCGCCGCGCCCGCTCCGATCACGAGTACGCCGACCGACTCCGTCTCGTAGTCGACTGCACTCGCCGTGTCCTCCGGTGTACTCACATGTACCTTTAGAACACGATAGGGATATACCAGCGGCACGCGTGCGCGACCGCGCACACGCGCGGACGTGCGGGGCGCCAGCGGCAGACGTGTCGTCTCCTATCGTCTCCGGTCACTCTACCACTGGGGCGAGGCACGGTCGGGACGGGTTCGACGACGACCGTCTGACTCTCCCCTACCCAGACGGCAGCGCCGCCGGTCGTCACTCCACCGTCGGAGTGATCGTCCTCGTCTCGCCGTCGAACGTCTCCAGCGACAGTTCGACGTCGTCGCCCGGGAGTCGTCGGGGGAGACTCAGCTGATCCTCCAGGTAGCTGATCGCCGCAGCCTCCCCCAGACGGAGTCCCTCGATGCCGTCCGTCCGGTAGTGGATTCCCGCCCTGTTCCGTCCGAGTGCCATGTTGGAGGCGAGTTTGTTCAACTCCCCTCGGACGGTGAGCTCGTCGTCGATGTCCTGCTCGTCCGCCCGGAGCCCCGACTCCGGGAGCTCTGCGGCAGTTACGAGCTCTCGCCCGTCTCTCGTCGGGACGACCTTCTCGTCGGCGGGGAAGGTGTGGTCGCCGTCGAACAACGCCTTCATGACGGTGACGCCCGCACCGGCGACGACGGAGTGGCCCGCCGGGTACGAGGGGTGGACCGGCGACCCCTCGGCGTACGCCTGTGGGAGCAGGAGCGTGTCGGTGTCGAAGCGTTTGCCCGTCTCCGCGACCGCGTCGGAGTCGAGCAGGTTGTCCGGGAGCGACGACGACAGGTCGACACCTGCGGGACTCTCGAGGGGGCTCCCGTCGCGTGTCGCCTCGACCCGCCCGCCGTACTCCTCGGGACGGAGTCGACGGTGGACGTTCCACTTCTTGTGCCAGGCGGCCTTCTGTCCCACCTCGCTCGCCTCCAGGACTCGCTTCTCCACGTACAACGGCCCGAAGTCGTTGAACGGGAGCGTGGTCTGTGCGGTGAACGCCGAGGCGGTCCGCGGGCTCCCGTCCGGGGCGGCCCCGTCGAGCGGCTGCAGGCTGTACGGTATCCCCGCGTCCAACGGCGTGCTCGTCCCGAACACCAACACCTGTGCGGCCTTCTGGAGCTGCCTGAACGGCGGGTCGCCGTGGACGCGCTCTGCCATGTCTCGCCCGGTGATCACGTACCGACGCTCCGACTGGAGTCGGATCCCGTCGAGATCGTCGTCGAGCGAGGGAGCGACCCCGCGTTGGAGCTTCAGCCAGTCCTCGACGGACGTCGCGTACTCTCGTCCCGGTGGCGGTACCTCGATCCGCTGCGTCTCGATACCGCTGCCCAGCGGCCGATCCTTCCACAGGAGCTGAGAGATGTACGGCCCCGTCGTCGCGCCCGGCGTGACCCCACGGAACACGTTGTCGGCGTCGACCGTCCCGTCGGCACCCGGACCGGCGTAGGCGTCGAGCCCGTCGAGCTCGTCGGCCGCTGCCTGGACGTCCTCGTGGCTGTCGTAGTTGCGGAACTTCACGTCACGGGTGAGGGCGCGCCAGTAGAGCTCGACCATCTCCGCGCCGGCCTCCGGGTCGTCGATCCTCGGCGGGGTCGCGATCCGGAGGGTCCCGGTCGACTTCCCGGCGGCGAGGTACGTCCACGCCGTCTCCGGCTGCGCCAGCGGCCTGGAGTCGAGTGCGTCCACCGCCTCGACGAGGTCGACCGTCTCGGGGACGTCGCCGCCGGTCGCGTTCTCGAACGCCTGCGGGATCTCGTCGTACCCGACCGTCTCGCCGCCGGACTCCGCGGCGGCGACCAGACTGTCGTAGGCGGCGCTCGCCGGGAGCCCGGTCGTCGAGTCGTGCGGGAGTGACTTCCCGAACTTCCCGACGACCGACTCCTCGGCGACCCGCTCGTTCGACGCGTGCGGGCTGGTGTCGGCGGTGACGAGGAGGTGTTCGCGCGAGTACGCCTCCCGCGTCCGAAACTCCGCGTCCACCCGCCGTTGGAGTGTCGAATCACTCGCCGCGTCGTCTGCCCCACCTCCGCCGCCCGGCGGGTCGGCACTCGCCCGAATGACGACGGGCAGCGTCTGGTCCGTGTCGACCCCGTCCGTGTCGACGGCGACACCGACCGCGAGCGTGTCGCCGGTCGCAACCGACGGAGCGGCCGCCGTCGCCCGGAGCGGGGTGTCACCCGTGCCGCTGGCGTAGAACGACAGATCACCGGGGTCGAAGGCCGACCCGTCGAACTGTGGTGTCGCCCAGACGTACACCGACTGTGTCCCCCGGTTCTGGATCTCGAACACGTCGTCGAACTCGTACGTCGAGTCCGTCCCCAGCCCCTCGCCACCCGTCTCCGTGTCCGTGAACGACAGCCCGAGCTCGTTCCCGTCGGCGGCGGCGAACTCCCCGTTCGGCCCCGTCGACGGCCGGAGCGTGAGGAACGCGCTCGCGTCGGGAGCGACCGACACGGACACGTCGCGTCGTGCGCGAACACTCGAGAACGCCCCGGAGCCGACCGCACCGGCACCCCCGGCCAGGCCGCCGACCCCCAACAGGAGCTTGCGTCGCTTCATCGCTCACCCGTGTAGCTGTCACAGTCGTCTCCGACGGCGTCGTAGCGTCGCCCGTCGCCACGCCGTCGTGAACACCCTCGGTCCGTCGATACTCTGCTGTCCGCACGTCTACAGTACGAAGTCGCCTCGCTGACGTCCATCGACAACGGTCCCCAAGACGGTGGGTCGATTAGTATTGACTCGGTTGCGAGGCGTATCGAGCCGGTTGTCGGCCGTTACGCCCCGATTAATCCCGGACACGACGGCGACCGGGGCGGAGCGAGAGTTCGCCGATTACGGGGTCGGTGAGGAGTGACGGCTCCCTCGACCGCGAACGACGACTCTGTACACTCGAACGCCTCGCGCAGTTCCCCGAGGGACGTCTCTCCGTCGACTACCGAACAGCATGATCTGTCTGGCTCCGAATTTTAAACCTCTGTTCGTACCGTTTTGTCTTTGCGTGGGTTCAGAACCGATAGTGGTTAACACCAGGGGTTCGAGGTGCCCGTAGAAATGAGTGACACAGGGGTGAGTCGAGGAACGAGCCTGGGGCGCGTGGAGGCGTTCCTCCGAAACGTGCCGGACGGTCGGTCGATGAGCGACGAGATGTGGCGTGGTCGCCACCGAAAGATCCTGCTCGCGCTGGCGGCACACGTCCCCTTCCTGGCGGCGCTGGGGTTGTTCACGGGGACGCTCCCGGTCGCGGAGGCGACGATCCCGGCGACGCCGACGTGGTTGGTCGCCGGGGAGTTGGGGCTGCTCGCCGTCGTCGTCGCCGCAGCCTGGAGTAGCCGACCGCGGCGGCGTATCCGCACGCTCCTGTCGGCGTTCGGTTGGATGCTGGCGTCGATGGCGCTCGTCCAGTTCTCCGGAGGGTACATCGAGGCCCACTTCCACTTCTTCGTCGCCGTCGGGGTGTTGGCGAGCTACGAGGACTGGCTGCCGTTCGCGGCCGGCGTCGGCTACGTGGTCCTGGGTCACGGGGCGTTCGCGACCGTCCTCGACGCGAGTCGGGTGTACAACCACGCCGCCGGTGCCGGGAACCCCTGGGTCTGGGGCGGGATCCACGGTCTGTTCGTCTCGATGCTGGCCGTCTCCGAGCTGTCGAACTGGCAGTCGATCGAGCAGTCACGCCGCGAGGCGCGCGAGCAGTTGGCGGAGGCAGAACGGCAACGCGAACTCGTCGCCGACGCCGAGACGGCACAGGCAGAGGCGGAGCGCCGCGAGGCGGAGATCACCGCACTGAAACAGCGTCTGGAGTCGACGGCAGAGTCGTACCGTGAGACGATCACGCGGGCCGCCGACGGCGACCTGACTGTCCGGTTGGACGAGGACGCGGACGACGAGTCGATGCGGGCCGTCGCCGAGTCGGTCAACCGGATGTTGGTGGCGCTCGACGAGACGGTCGTCGAGACGCAGTCGTTCGCGGACGACGTTGCCGACGGCTCCGACTCGGCCGTGAGCGCCGCGACGACGGTGGAGACGACCAGCGAGACGGTCGGGCGGACGGTCAACGAGGTCGAACGCCAGGTGACGGCCCACCGAGACGACCTCGCGCAGGCGGCCGACGAGATGAACACGCTGTCGGCGACGGTCGAAGAGGTCGCCGCCTCGGCCTCGGAGGTGGAGACGACGGCGACGCAGATGGCCGGCACCGCCGACGACGGGCGAGCGGCCATCGAAGACGCCGTCGCGGCGGCCGACGACGTCCGGGAGACGATCGGCGACACCGTCGCGACCGTCGAGACGCTGGACGAACGGATGGACGAAATCGACGAGATCACGGCGCTGATCGGCGACATCGCCGCCCAGACGAACCTGCTCGCGCTGAACGCCAACATCGAGGCCGCCCGCGCGGACACGGACGGCAGCGACGGGTTCGCCGTCGTCGCAGACGAGGTGAAGTCGCTCGCAGAGGAGACGCGGGCCGCCGCGGGCGACATCGAGTCGTTGATCGCCGGCGCACGCGAACAGACGGAGACCGTGAGGGAGACGGCCACTCGGGCGGCGAGCCACGCGGACGACGCACAGACGGCCGTCACGGCCGCCGGCGAACAGTTCGACACACTGGCCGAGCAGGCCGCGGCGACGACGGACGGCGTGACGGAGATCAGTCGCGCCACGGACGACCAGGCCGCGAGCATCGAGGAGACCGTCAGCGTCGTCGATCAGGTGCAGACCGGGAGCGAGGAGACCGTCGAGGCCGTGAGCGACATCGCCGAGGCGGCGACTCGACAGACGTCGGAGGCGCAGGCCATCGTCTCGGAGGTCGAACGACTCGCTCGGCAGGCCGACACGCTCCAGACGTCACTGGAGACGTTCACGACCGCGGAGACGGACGCGAGTGACGGCGTCGACGTTCCGCGGTCGGCGGGTGGGCCGGCCGGGGTGGCCGGCTCGCGGTGACGTCGGTGGAGGTGGACTCTCTACACCGCCTCCGAGTCGGCGGGCGTGTCGACGACGCGGACCGTCTGCGTTCGGTGCCGGGACGGGCACTACGGCGCCGACGACGGCCGGGTGTCGGGGAGGGAGTCGGACGGGCACGTCGAGGTCACGCCAACAGCCCGCCGTCGACCCGTAGCACCGCTCCGGAGACGTACGAGGCGGCGGGACTGGCGAGGAACCCGATCACTTCGGCGACCTCTTCCGGGTCTGCCAGGCGGTCCTGTGGAATGGGTTCCTCGGCGAGCACCGCCTCGGCGTCGTCGTACGGACCGGACGTCAACAACTGCGTCTCCGTGTACCCCGGACAGACGGCGTTGACGCGTACGTCACGGCTCCCGTACTCACGGGCGAGTGACCGAGTGAGCCCGACTAGTCCCGCCTTGCTGGCAGCGTAGTTGGCCTGTCCGGACCACCCACGAAGCGCGGCGACGCTGCTCACGTTCACCACCGACCCGCCGTCGCTGCGCAACATCTGACCCAGCGCGGCCCGGGAACAGTAGAACGCCCCCGAGAGGTTCGTCTGCACGACACGCTCCCAGTTGTCGTCGGACAGGCGGACGGACAGCCCGTTCGCCATCGTCCCGGCGTTGTTGACGAGCACGTCCACCGGTCCGAACTCCTCGCGGACCGCCTCGAACGCCGCCGCGACCGCGTCCGCGTCACCCACGTCGAACTGGTGCACTCGACTCTCCGTGTCGAACGACCCCAGTTCCGACTCCAGTTGTGCGGCTGCCGTCTCGTCGGCGCAGTACGTCGCTACCACGGACACGCCTCGTTCGGCCAGGTAGTGGACGACCGCGCGACCGATCCCGCGCGTTCCACCCGTGACGACGGCGACCGTGTCGTCACCGTCAGGCCACACTGTCGAACACCTCGCGAGCGTCCGTCGGCTCGTCGAGCGTCACTACCTCTCCGGAGACACCGGCGCGCTCGACGAGCGCCGCGAGTGTCCCGGCCGGCGGGAGTTCGACGTACCTGTCGACACCCGCCTCGTCGAGGTGCGCGACCACGTCCGTCCACCGGACGGGGTTCGTCAGTTGGGTTGCCAGCTGTGACCGAGCCCGACTCCCGTCCGTGTACGGATCGCCGGTCACGTCGGAGACGACGGGCGCGTCCGCAGTCTCGAACGCTGTCTCAGCCAGCGCGGCCTCGAACGGATCGACCGCCGAGGACATCAACGGCGAGTGGAAGGCGGTGCCGACGTCCAGTTCTTCGAACCTGGCAGTGTGTGTCTCCGACAGCTCCTCCCGAACGGCCGTGACCTGGTCGGTCGCGCCGCTGACGACCGTCTGTCGCCGGCCGTTGTACACCGCGACGGAGACGTCCGAGTAGTCTGCACACACCTCCGCGACGTCTCCGGGGTCGGTCAACAGGACCGCGACCATCGTCCCCGGGCCGTCTCGTTCCCCAGCACGCTGCATGAGCCGTCCACGTTCGGCGACGAGTTCGGCACCGGCACCCGCGGGGAGCGCCCCCGCGGCGGCGAGTGCAGTGAAGTGACCGAGACTGTGACCCGCGAAGAACGTCGGGTCGACGTCGAACCGTCGGTCGGTCGCACGTGCTGCCGTGACGCCGACCGCGAACACCGCCGGCTGTGTGTAGCGTGTCTCTCGGAGCCTGTCGTCGGAGCTCTCGAACACCAGTGTCTCCAGGTCGAGGTCGAGTGACCCGTCCAGACGGGCGAACGCCTCGCGGAACTCGGGCCAGGCATCGTAGAAGGCCGCTCCCATCCCGCTCGTCTGGCTCCCCTGACCGGGACACAGCAGCGCCGTCTCGGTCACGACGGACCACCTCCGCCGACGGCGACGGTGACGACCGCCGTCGCCGTGTCGCTCTCGCGGTCGTGGGTCAGGCTGATGGCCGTGTCGACGGCAGCCGTCGACGGTGGTGCACCCACCGTCTCGGTCAGTGCTCGCCTCGCCGTGTCCGCGACGGCGAGCCGTGGGGCGCCCGTCTCCGTCCGGTGGGTCGCAACGTCACGGAACGCGACCCGGCCGGGATCGTCCACCAGCTTCCTGGCAGCCTCCTTCACACACCACCGGGCGGCGTAGTGTTCGGCCGGGTGTCTGGTCCCGTCACAGTAGGCCCGTTCCTCGGTGGTGAACACGCGGTCGACGAACCCGGTCGCCTCGTCGGCGACGAGTCCGCGGATCCGTCCGATCGACACCGTGTCGACGCCCGTCTCGACCCGGACGTTCGGGAGGTCGGTCACCGGCGGCGAGGGCGGCTCAGACACGCTCGAA of the Halobaculum sp. MBLA0143 genome contains:
- a CDS encoding PAS domain S-box protein is translated as MANVHVSSSDFGECLSRVDELLLSETEEEAVRRTTELLQIPFDDPTVRVWVRDDDDWAIVGNAQHSDRSTVASRRLPPTGPLTESTLDTRSDEQSTTELLVPVGDQTAVEVVTRVPDGFADRAVALVEAVGPHLERVLTDRSAADNPRETDETAAGDDTDETAAGDDTDETAAGDDTGETEADDGRTPDARRDVDTGALRRLHEATVDDASFAETVDRLLSLGCEYVGLETGLLAHVDGTDYEVAAAVDPTDSHGVGTVYELDRTVCATTVENHSTVTAFPGLANSDHRSHLASDTVRSYLGVPVTVDGETYGTVNFSAPTPHRAFEPDEREYVELIAEWVGREIERHRRIEELERYETIIEAVDDPVYALDRDGRFSFVNEAALREFGYGPEVVGDSPSIGMDEADVARIREQIERLLASDDRSTTAEFELRTADGDPKVVENRIAVIGDDEFRGTAGVIRDVTERTERRQQLESFQRAVEEASDGVAILDGDEYTYADETHAEMYGLDDRSELLGETWRQLYDDEEARRIDTEAFSTLDTDGEWQGMVTGSRPDGSTFPAELSLTRLDDDRLVCTVRDETDRLEREQRRRATVDVLERMYEVTTDQSLSRSEKIDALLEAGTDYLELPYGFLTEIETDVTNGGTQTITHAHGDHGGLQPGASCPLPESYCRRTVERDELMTVLDATAEGWGDDPAYERFALGSYVGGPIHVDDDTHGTVCFAGPSARDRPFSPTERSFVGLLRRWISYEISREAARAELSEEREQLRLLIDSLDEYAFVVLDGDGRVQRWNTGAESLFGYESTDATGMAVEELLPEDRQSVAERLLQQARVAGENSDEGWYTRRGGSQFYGDVRYATLEDDGEFRGYAVVVRDLTDRRRQRRRTEQFVEKSEDVVTIADTEGRITYASGSAERVLGCDPERLVDQNLFDYVHEDERETAIESFYTAVDGAESEVEVECRFRTPDGEWRNLQIHCRNMLDSDAIDGMLLYLRDVTEMREQMRRFESIFNQTFQFTGLLQPDGTVIEANESALKFGGIEREEIVGREFPDVLWWNHSETVYDRIQAAIVQARNGEFVRYETEVRGADGLATIDFSLKPVRNDSGEVVLLVAEGRDVTLQRQRRQHLEVVQRVLRHNMRNDLSKVRGWSELMAEEPDPETRSEQFERIDGIIDRWRSMTERVKEIRQMLQTEPEDQRTARLEKLVARAVGTVRERHSSVTVDTDLHSEQLEVPTSVEKAVGELLQNAASVTDDATLEVTATRPEEGWVEIDVYDDGPGMPDSEAEVLETGEETSLIHGQGLGLWMVRMIVTQAGGDISVDPGDDGTRVSPSADGLPRNSRRAWLLRLRHAGSLSRRTVTRVRTRTASCDLRPRSGTGPSVESRASRWCPSCLPFPARRAGHSRGWTRTDTPPSSASVGPPATVSSSTGVSR
- a CDS encoding cytochrome P450, which translates into the protein MSQPPRAPGHWPLVGHTVSFLRSPLSTLDRWGQTDAPVVSASVAGRQVVVVTDPRVARQVLVDASEEYQKAEILRERLGTLQGGSLVLLEGDAWRDRRSVVGSAFTADRVSTVDSVTAAYADGELADWPTDATVDLQATARDLTLAVLARALFGLDLRGGDTPIHAAADDVLARLRLDSPSTYLPEWVPTPTNRRFRRAVATLHARLDETVERQRRSDGSHDGHRARDDHDDHSDRGLLGTLVAAGLPTETIRDELIAFLFAGFDSTATALSCTLGLLAAHPRRQSSLAAAVDRSVGDRSLADASPIDCEPLDAVVRESLRLYPPQYLLFREPLSDVSLGGAQVTAGTPVVLAPWLYHRDSRFWDDPETFRPQRWLDGRDGRGSAADDEDGDGTAEGRGVDGGGPGLAGDDRPTAAYVPYGVGPRSCIGRRMADRMLRTAVAAVCRRYRLTPVDELTVAGGPTLALDGGVSVRVQPRE